The genomic DNA AAATGTACAAAGATATATGTTCCGTTCTCTGCCCTAAAGTGCACGACCCAGGCCTATGATAATAACGTAACCTACCAGGTGCTATGTTGTATTGCTGCATTACCGTATGTACAGTAGGCTTTATGGCACAGTCCTGAAGTAAAGAGGTGCTGCAGTCTTTTCCGTTCCATTTGACTGATTTGTCACTCACTCTCTGACCAGGTCTGTTCTCTCTTCCTTTTTGCTGGTCTCAGAGACGCAGCCCGGTAAGTCGCCACCTGGTGGCTTATTTTAAAAGTGTCTGCACCCAAAACACTCGCAGGGAAATGAATGAATTATTGAAGATGATCTTTTGGTGGTTGTCCATTTTTAATTTTCTACATACCCAAACACGGCCTTTCAACACCTTTTCTCCAGTCCAGCAATATGAAATTTAATGATGGCCTCAAAAAAAAAAGTGGTCTTTTGTCAATGTCCATACTTACAGTTAGTTCTTCACTCTATTCGTTCACATTAGCAGGGAGACTCATCCGGGGAAATCAATTATCAGTTGAACTGTTTACCTTCACGTTTCTTATGTGACGTTAGGATTCCTTTTTACTGTTATACTGAAAATGACTTCATTTTCGTTGCAGGGCTCAATAAAGAGACACCTGTCTTGTAAGTACATTGTTTGTGGAAGTAGTGTATTGCTATTTGTAATTTGTTTGACATCACGTCTGTGTCAACTACATACACGTACAGTATAATTTCATAGTTCTACACCATCAGTTAAACAATTTATGGTCGGAATACATACTGTAGTTACAATAGTTTGAGTGCAGATGCACATTCAGTGGCTGTCACAGAATTTGAAGTCATCCAGTATACATATAATAACATATGATATAATGTTATgatatataatattataatattgtTATTTCCAGGTGAGGAGATTGCCAGACCCAGACGCTCCACCCCTACGCCAAGCCCCGCCCCCGAGACCCAAAGGTCAAAGTTCAAACCCGTGCTAATGCTAACAATGCAAACAGGCTAGCATATTAACATGCTGCATTGTTAGAATGCGTTGTGTTGGGTCTGCTAAATGTTATCTTTGGGGAACATAAAGCTGTTAAATTACATTTCAATAACACACTACAAGAAAATCGATGAAATCTTGAACATCAGAGTCATAAAATCATATTTATGGAAGTTGACTTTCTCATCTCTTGCAGTGAGAGAGTATCCCAGAGTCGCAGAGCATCCCCAGCTTTCTACGGGCTTCCTCCGGAGACGACCTCTGAGGCACGCAGATATGATAGTAACAGAAATGATGGTAACTCTCACGAGAATAGTCTTTCTGACtgcatatgtgtgtttgtgttgcatgGGTTTTTAGCTTTGTGTTTGTACAGTATGTTGATTGATTGCCCCTAATCATAATAATGGTATCTGTAACTGTATTATCACCAGTGCTTGACTTTGGACTGAAATTGGTGCCGGTGTTCATTTTGAGTGCCCGTACTGTTTATGTTCAGGTGCAGGAACTCCACAATCCTCTTGAGCTTTTCTATAAGAGATGCAGGAACTCAAgcagtgaatatatatatatatatatatatgtatgtatgtatgtatgtatgtatgtatgtatgtatatatattagtggttttGGGTTCCTTTTGTTATTATTGATGTATTTATTGTTGTAATGGTTTAACCTCCCCATTTAGAAAATCATTACtgaactactactattactattactactgtttAAGCTGGACTGTGAGTTTTGGTAGCCCATTTGCCTGCCATTGTACTGTAAGCCTACCTAAACCTCTACCAGATCATCTGCATGATAAGAAATGCATGGAGGTAAGTGTGTGTGATCAGGGCTCTAAAATGCGACCAATTCGGTCGCGTATGCAAGGAAATGTTTTGCTGTACAACCATGAGTTTTATTTTGGGAGCACTGTGCGACTAGGGAAACATCTTCCAGATAATGGCTGTTGTAATGCTAAGGTTTCACGCTATAccagttttaaaaaatgttttttttttcttctctataCCTTTTTCCGCCTACTCTACCATCCctccctaattggagtaaactaacagacaacaatacatctacTGCTACTTAGAGCTATTTTGCGCACATCTACGGTACCTGTAGTTAAGTAATTATACATACGGTATATTCCTAATTTGCTTTTTTTCAAGTGCTGGATTTTCACCCACAGCGGCCAATCCACCATTCTTTCTGATCTGAACTCCAAACCCTCCGATGTCCACAGATGAACCTATATTTCCCAGTATAATCCCATTTTGCTCTTTCCTTTTGCAATACATCCCGCCATATTGGGTTGTTCTTTCCAGGTGAAGAGATTGCCAGACCCATACGCTCCACCCTTACGCCAAGCCCCGCCCTCGGGACACAAAGGTCAGAGTTCAAACCCGTGCTAATGCTAACAATGCAAACAGGCTAGCATATTTACATACTGTATTGTTAGAATTTGTGATGGGTCGGCTAAATGTTGTCATTGGGGAAAAAAATAAAGCTGTTGAGTTCAATTTAATAACACACTCCAAGAAAATGAAGGAAATCTTGAATGTCAGAGTCATAAAAATTGTATTTATGTATGTTATCATCTCTTGCAGTGAGAGAGTATCCCAGAATCGCAGAGCATCCCCAGCTTCCTACGGGCTTCCTCCGGAGACGACCTATGAGACACACAGATATGATAGTAACAGAAATGATGGTAACTCTCACGAGAATAGTCTTTCTGACTGCGTACGTGTGTTTGTGTTGCATGGGTTTTTTGCTTTGTGTTAGTACAGTGGTGTGTTGGTTGATTGCTCCTAATCATAATGATGCTACTATGTGTGGCTGTATTTTCACCCAACAGTGCCTGGTCTGGCTGTGTGGTGATATATTTGTGCATGATACTGGTATGTTCCCACTGAAGTTTGATAAACTTTTGATCAAGTTTGATATCATGTCTTGCTTTATCACAGTGGTCTGCATAGAGGCCGATGCATGGTGTGACTCCAGACCATACCCTGACTCCCCTCTGACCAGATCCTTTCCCACAGGAGGTAAGCCCAAACTATCATTCATCAGTCATGTTTGGGATTTTAGATTACTATACTTCTAAGACATCTATGGGCCATTAAATCGGCTTGTGGTCCGCATTTGACCCGCCAGGTTGAGACAAGACGTTTAAGTCAATTGTGTTACTAAGTGTTATAGTAAGTCTATAGACTGACCTAGTGTCACACTCTCTAGTGCCgtagtactgtagactaactATTGTACAAAATGCAAGTCCTTTGACCAAGTGTCACTCTCATTGTAGCTCCTCCTCCACTGCCTCCCAAGAACATCCCAGCAGCTAGTCAAGGCTATTCTTTGACGGATTCTTCCGGTAATATTATTCTGCCAATGACCATAATTCCCATATTCGAAGCAGATTCTTTCCAAAGCTTAAATggttttatttgtatttgttttggaATGAATCAGTCTCCATATTCCCATGCCTCGTGCACAGTTGTCATGGTGAATTGTTGTTCTTTGGACAGCATTGATAGAAGGGCCGCTTTAAGTCAGCAAGATCTCTGAACAATTTTTTTTCCACAGCTGATTTACCCAATGGGAGAATAGTCCCAAGCCCCAACCCTATCTACCTGAATGTCCAATCCCCAGCCTCGTACAGGGGTTCCCCTGTGCCTGACCTGGAAAACGTGTTCGGCCCCATGGAATCTTCCCAGACCAGTGAGGACAGGGCCTCGCCCCGATGGATCAGCTTCAACAGCGAGAGACCGCCCCCACCAGACGAACCGGCCCCGCCTCcgccctctgcctctcctccttccGACTcgccccactccctctcctccaccccagactccccctgcctctccccggGCCCCCCTCCGGATGAGCCTCCCCCCTCCCCGCCGTGCTTCTCCTCTCCCCCCGACTCTCCCATCTCCATTATCTCTATTCCTCCTCCAGATGAACCCGTTCCTCCCCTGCCTCCCGACTTCTCTCCCGCGGACTCTCGGCCATGCATCGGCATCGATCCTAGTCTGTTTTTGGATGATGAGATACTGGGGTACTCCCCTGCTCCTTCTGGCTCACTGGAGTACTCCCCTGCCCCTACCAGTCCCATCCCTCCCCCCCTGCCTGTGGAGCGCTACCCTCGGGCAGGTGTCCCTTCCCCTCTGGCGTTCCTGAGGGAAGAGCAGCCTGACTATATGGCCTCGCCCCTTGGGCTGACCCCGGGCTTCAGGGGCACGCCGCCCCCACTCCCCCCGCTCATCTACAGGTCCATGGTATCCTCCCCTGGACCCTGCCCAGGCAGCAGTGAGTACCACTGTAGGAAAACATAGATAGAGTGGGTAGATTACCACTATaggaaaacatagaaatacaataaTTGGAATGGGTAGTCCGATGGTAGTGAAACTGTCATTTGTGGACATCTATTACTTGGTAGTCCATTTCTATCGGATCTAGATGGTCATGTACTCTATATAGTGTAAGTCATAGCTGATCATAACACTTCTTAATAGGGGCCATTTTCCCTCATGTCACACCATGTCTTTCTTTTCCCTGTACAGGCCCCTCCTCTCCAGCTCGTCCTTCCACGCCCCTGTCAGGAGGCAGTCcaatccctcctcctcttcctacaAGGCCTTCCTCTCGACCCAAACTGCCGCCTGGGAAACCAATAGGAGACCTGGTATGGCACCTACAGTATACTCTTACACGTGTTAGACTACTGATCGATACTGTTAGAATTTATTAGACTTTggatcattacattacatttacatttaagtcatttagcagacactcttatccagagcgacttacaaattggtgcattcaccttatgacatccagtggaacagccactttacaatagtgcatctaaatcttttaaggggggtgagaaggattactttatcctatcctaggtattccttaaagaggtggggtttcaggtgtctccggaaggtggtgattgactccgctgtcctggcgtcgtgagggagtttgttccaccattgggggccagagcagcgaacagttttgactgggctgagcgggaactgtacttcctcagtggtagggaggcgagcaggccagaggtggatgaacgcagtgcccttgtttgggtgtagggcctgatcagagcctggaggtactgaggtgccgttcccctcacagctccgtaggcaagcaccatggtcttgtagcggatgcgagcttcaactggaagccagtggagagagcggaggagcggggtgacgtgagagaacttgggaaggttgaacaccagacgggctgtggcgttctggatgagttgtaggggtttaatggcacaggcagggagcccagccaacagcgagttgcagtaatccagacgggagatgacaagtgcctggattaggacctgcgccgcttcctgtgtgaggcagggtcgtactctgcggatgttgtagagcatgaacctacaggaacgggccaccgccttgatgttagttgagaacgacagggtgttgtccaggatcacgccaaggttcttaacgctctgggaggaggacacaatggagttgtcaaccgtgatggcgagatcatggaacgggcagtccttccccgggaggaagagcagctccgtcttgccgaggttcagcttgaggtggtgaaccgtcatccacactgatatgtctgccagacatgcagagatgcgattcgccacctggtcatcagaagggggaaaggagaagattaattgtgtgtcgtctgcatagcaatgataggagagaccatgtgaggttatgacagagccaagtgacttggtgtatagcgagaataggagagggcctagaacagagccctgggggacaccagtggtgagagcgcgtggtgaggagacagattctcgccacgccacctggtaggagcgacctgtcaggtaggacgcaatccaagcgtgggccgcgccggagatgcccaactcggagagggtggagaggaggatctgatgattcacagtatcgaaggcagccgataggtctagaaggatgagagcagaggagagagagttagctttagcagtgcggagtgcctccgtgatacagagaagagcagtctcagttgaatgactagtcttgaaacctgactgatttggatcaagaaggtcattctgagagagatagcgggagagctggccaaggacggcacgttcaagagttttggagagaaaagaaagaagggatactggtctgtagttgttgacatcggagggatcgagtgtaggtttttttcagaaggggtgcaactctcgctctcttgaagacagaagggacgtagccagcggtcagggatgagttgatgagcgaggtgaggtaagggagaaggtctccggaaatggtctggagaagagaggaggggatagggtcaagcgggcaggttgttgggcggccggccgtcacaagacgcgagatttcatctggagagagaggggagaaagaggtcagagtacagggtagggcagtgtgagcagaaccagcggtgtcgtttgacttagcaaacgaggatcggatgtcgtcgaccttcttttcaaaatggttgacgaagtcatctgcagagagggaggaggggggagggggaggaggattcaggagggaggagaaggtggcaaagagcttcctagggttagaggcagatgcttggaatttagagtggtagaaagtggctttagcagcagagacagaggaggaaaatgtagagaggagggagtgaaaggatgccaggtccgcagggaggcgagttttcctccatttccgctcggctgcccggagccctgttctgtgagcttgcaatgagtcgtcgagccacggagcgggaggggaggaccgagccggcctggaggataggggacatagagagtcaaaggatgcagaaagggaggagaggagggttgaggaggcagaatcaggagataggttggagaaggtttgagcagagggaagagatgataggatggaagaggagagagtagcgggggagagagagcgaaggttgggacggcgcgataccatccgagtaggggcagtgtgggaagtgttggatgagagcgagagggaaaaggatacaaggtagtggtcggagacttggatcGACACCATTAGAATTTATTAGACTTCTGATCGATACCAAATGGAATTTGTTTGACTTGTGATCGATACCATTAGAATTTGTTAGactttcattattttatttttttcttcaacTGATTTCCACAAAATTAGAGGTACTACTTAACCTAACTGCGGTTACTATGCTAACATTACAATGTGTTTAAAAAGTTTGGTACAGGAGCAGGCTACTGATATTCTCACCCCCTTCCCCAGACTCGACCCTTCAGCCCCCCAGTCTCCGGCAGCCCCCCTCCCTTCGCCCCCCTGGCCCGGGCTGAGAGTTCCTCCTCaatctcctccatcacctcattgaGCGCAGGCTCCACCCCCACCTTGGGGAGAGAACTCAACATATCCACCACAGGTACTACCATCCCCCATAACACCTCATTCACCTGTGTACGCTGAgaataccaaacattaggaacacattcctaatattgaattgcacccctccccttttgccctcagaacagcctcaattcttcggggcatggactctaacaaggtgtcgaaagcgttccacagggtgacgctggcccatgttgactccaatgcttcccacagttgtgtcaagttgtctggatgtcctttgggtgttggaccattcttgatacacacgggaaactgttgagtgtgaaaaatccagcagcattgcagttcttgacacaaaccggtgcgcctggcaactactaccatacaccgttcaaaggcacttacatttttgtcttgtccattcaccctctgaatggcacacatacacaatccatgtctcaattgtagcagggcttaaaaatccttctttgcactgattgaagtggatttaataggtgacatcaataagggatcatagctctCACCTGTTCTTAATGtgttgtatactcagtgtatgtctctggtgttaataCATTCAGTGATCATCATAATGAACTGTTCATTGTTTTGTCATTTTGTGAGTGGTGGTATGCTCAAATTTGAAGCATAAATTAGACTTTTGTGGAACAGGTATTTTGACCATAATAGGACAGGCCTTTTGACCATAACAGGACAACCTGGTTAAATACTGTGGAGAATGGAAGCATGTACCCTGTACAGAATGACGCATTCATTTACAACCCTCGTCATCTTCACCCTCCTAAACACACAATGGTATATACCATGCACAATCTGATGTTCTCTCACTTTCTATCTATCCATCGCGCGAAAGCTCCCTCAGTGTCTTGTAATGGGTCTACACCCTCCAGTAACTCATCCACCTcttcttctctgcctctcccccatgTCCTCTAAACCCCACCCCCGCACACACAGAGGAAAAACAGCCAGCCATGGTATGGTTTGACCATGGCCGGTTTTATTTGTCTTTCGAAGGTGAGTCGTACCAGGGTCCTTATTCATTAGGGTACACTGCAaaaaaaggaaagaaggaaaaatagcatgtcttattggacaagtctTTTTCAGTCCGTTCGGTGCCTAATAAACATGACCGAGTACCAGTGTATGGAGgctactgtattgtactgcactacTCTGGTTGTACCATGTTATTCTAGTCTCTTTAAGCATCCTCTTCATTTGTCATTTTATCCCTTTCTATGATCTGTCCAATCATCTTTCTTGCCATTTCAATGCTCTTTCACCATGCTCTTCCCATCTCCCCTTCCTTATACATCTCTGCTCATTTGACCATGTCAGTAGGCCGTTACAGACACAGGAAGTGCTAAAAGTACTGAGCTAGTGTCTTTCTATAGtaatcaactgtgtgtgtgtgtgtgtgtgtgtgtgtgtgtgtgtgtgtgtgtgtgtgtgtgtgtgtgtgtgtgtgtgtgtgtgtgtgtgtgtgtgtgtgtgtgtgtgtgtgtgtgtgtgtgtgtgtgtgtgtgtgtgtgtgtgtgtgtgtgtgtgtgtgtgtgtgtgtgtgtgtgtgtgtgtgtgtgtcaggatgctCCAGAGGACCCAGCCCACTCACCATGGGAGCCCAGGACACTCTGCCTGTGGCGGCTGCCTTCACCGAGACCATCAACGCCTACTTCAAAGGAGCCGACCCCAGCAAGTAAGACTAGCATTCCTATCAATGCTAGGCTAATGGTAACACAAGTAGCAATAGAAATAGGCTTACATTCTCATGTCAATGCTAGGCTAATGCTTACACAAGTAGCAACATTGATACTATTATCGataacattgatgtgaatcaAAGTCAATACTGATGTGAATGCAAATTCATGACAACATGATGTTTCAGCCGGCAAAGCGACCCTCATCAGAATAAATGCAACAAGTAAGATGGCTATGATATTGTTGTTGATATATATTATCACATTGCAGCTATGCCTATTTATTGTCCCCTTTTGCTGTGGCCACAGGGAAATTCATTTTT from Oncorhynchus keta strain PuntledgeMale-10-30-2019 chromosome 23, Oket_V2, whole genome shotgun sequence includes the following:
- the LOC118401634 gene encoding SH3-containing GRB2-like protein 3-interacting protein 1; amino-acid sequence: MMEGLKKRTRKAFGLRKKEKDTDFTGSPDKDGVSARKKKTNGAPNGYYGEIDWDRYATPDVDAEGFSLRPGEEGETAPKGKQHFLSSSDSEDEDDKRKFKIKIKPLPSDTAKCAVPSMDELKASVGGLALSPSLRRSPVCSLFLFAGLRDAGSIKRHLSCEEIARPRRSTPTPSPAPETQSERVSQSRRASPAFYGLPPETTSEARRYDSNRNDGEEIARPIRSTLTPSPALGTQSERVSQNRRASPASYGLPPETTYETHRYDSNRNDVVCIEADAWCDSRPYPDSPLTRSFPTGAPPPLPPKNIPAASQGYSLTDSSADLPNGRIVPSPNPIYLNVQSPASYRGSPVPDLENVFGPMESSQTSEDRASPRWISFNSERPPPPDEPAPPPPSASPPSDSPHSLSSTPDSPCLSPGPPPDEPPPSPPCFSSPPDSPISIISIPPPDEPVPPLPPDFSPADSRPCIGIDPSLFLDDEILGYSPAPSGSLEYSPAPTSPIPPPLPVERYPRAGVPSPLAFLREEQPDYMASPLGLTPGFRGTPPPLPPLIYRSMVSSPGPCPGSSPSSPARPSTPLSGGSPIPPPLPTRPSSRPKLPPGKPIGDLTRPFSPPVSGSPPPFAPLARAESSSSISSITSLSAGSTPTLGRELNISTTEEKQPAMVWFDHGRFYLSFEGCSRGPSPLTMGAQDTLPVAAAFTETINAYFKGADPSNRQSDPHQNKCNKCVVKITGEMVLSFPAGITRHFASHPSAPVLTFSISNYSRLEQVLPNPQLLCCDTTMSNVDTKEFWVNMPNLMSHLRRVADQKPQATYYNVDMIKYQFLSQVAADGIQSTPLNLAVSWRGDATSTDLRIDYKYNMEAMAAPSPLHNIHFLVPVDGGVHKLQAMIPTATWKPEQQKILWKIPSLSQRSENGGVGALLGRFQLTEGPSKPSQLAVHFTSEGSTLSGCDIQLVGTGYRLSLVKKRFAAGKYLADN
- the LOC127911058 gene encoding uncharacterized protein LOC127911058 — its product is MVSIQVSDHYLVSFSLSLSSNTSHTAPTRMVSRRPNLRSLSPATLSSSILSSLPSAQTFSNLSPDSASSTLLSSLSASFDSLCPLSSRPARSSPPAPWLDDSLQAHRTGLRAAERKWRKTRLPADLASFHSLLSTFSSSVSAAKATFYHSKFQASASNPRKLFATFSSLLNPPPPPPSSLSADDFVNHFEKKVDDIRSSFAKSNDTAGSAHTALPCTLTSFSPLSPDEISRLVTAGRPTTCPLDPIPSSLLQTISGDLLPYLTSLINSSLTAGYVPSVFKRARVAPLLKKTYTRSLRCQQLQTSIPSFFSLQNS